The following coding sequences lie in one Komagataeibacter sucrofermentans DSM 15973 genomic window:
- a CDS encoding DUF1150 family protein: MRVTTRNGRVLLQGEPAQPATSPHMISTGELRGLGMEAVAYIRAVQVEGENAFAIHAADGTPLAVADDRDDAVNAIVQHDMMLVPLH, translated from the coding sequence ATGAGAGTTACGACACGCAATGGCCGGGTGCTGCTGCAAGGCGAACCGGCACAGCCCGCAACCAGCCCCCACATGATCAGCACGGGCGAACTGCGCGGGCTGGGCATGGAAGCGGTGGCCTATATCCGCGCGGTGCAGGTCGAGGGCGAGAACGCCTTCGCCATCCATGCTGCCGATGGCACGCCGCTTGCCGTAGCCGACGACCGCGATGATGCGGTCAATGCAATTGTCCAGCACGACATGATGCTGGTGCCGCTGCACTAG